A window from Rana temporaria chromosome 8, aRanTem1.1, whole genome shotgun sequence encodes these proteins:
- the LOC120909613 gene encoding gastrula zinc finger protein XlCGF57.1-like, protein MIIKTECDVEETYVRDDQQYTEEAGMTRKFIEEDTPTEISTGHAMEKPSKDRLTLSPGCKMEDEDITGDCGGEKTMSSTMDGGLHSVERPLNPSDSEQPRTVRGGAGIQGEGKPSFPECEESSSSELRFFKHQRSHTGERPYSCSECGKCFSEKSDLYVHHRTHTGGEVHSCSECGKCFKWKSELVKHQISHTGERSYSCPECGKCYSQKATLGRHLKYHTDEKPYSCSECGKCFSEKSRLYIHLKSHTGEKPFSCSECGKCFLRKSELYRHKMSHTGVRPYSCSECEKCFTQKATLVKHQKSHTGEKPFSCSECGECFTLKYELVRHQRTHRGEKLYTCSECGKCYKKKTELDRHQTSHTGERPYSCPECGKSYPLKSTLVRHVKIHIGEKPYSCSECGKSFSEKSHLYVHHRTHTGEKKYTCSECGKRYDRKSELDRHQTSHTGERPYSCPECGKSYPLKITLVRHLKTHTGEKPYSCSECGKCFLEKSHLYSHHVSHTGKNK, encoded by the exons atgatCATAAAGACTGAGTGTGACGTAGAAGAGacatatgtgagggatgatcagcaatatacAGAGGAGGCTGGAATGACAAGGAAattcatagaggaggacactcctacagagatcagcacag gacacgccatggagaaaccctcaaaggatcgtctcactttatctccaggttgtaaaatggaagatgaggacatcacaggagaTTGTGGAGGAGAAAAGACAATGAGCTCCACTATGGATGGAGGACTTCACAGTGTGGAGAGACCATTGAATCCCTCCGACTCTGAGCAACCTCGTACTGTGAGGGGTGGGGCCGGGATtcagggggaggggaaaccttccTTTCCTGAATGTGAGGAAAGTTCTAGCTCTGAATTACGTTTTTTTaagcatcagagatctcacacaggggagagaccgtattcctgttctgagtgcgggaaatgtttttcagagaagtccgatCTTTACGTCCATCATAGAACTCACACAGGGGGAGAGGTGCAttcctgctctgagtgcgggaaatgctttaaATGGAAATCAGAACTTGTCAAACATCAGATATCACACACAGGGGAGAgatcatattcctgtcctgagtgcgggaaatgttattcACAGAAAGCAACACTTGGCAGGCATCTAAAATATCACACAGATGAGAAGccttattcctgttctgagtgcgggaaatgtttttcagagaagtcccgtCTTTACATTCATCTTAAAtcccacacaggggagaagccattttcctgctctgagtgcgggaaatgttttctaCGGAAATCAGAGCTTTACAGACATAAAATGTCTCACACAGGGGTCAGAccttattcctgttctgagtgcgagaaatgttttaCGCAGAAAGCAACACTTGTCAAACATCAAAAATCCCACACCGgtgagaagccattttcctgctctgagtgcgggGAATGTTTTACATTGAAATATGAACTTGTCAGACATCAAAGAACTCACAGAGGAGAGAAGCTGTATACCtgctctgagtgcggaaaatgttataaaaaaaaaacagaacttgaCAGACATCAAacttctcacacaggggagagaccatattcctgtcctgagtgtgggaagtcTTATCCGCTGAAATCAACACTTGTCAGACATGTAAAAATCCACAtcggtgagaagccgtattcctgttctgagtgcgggaaaagtttttcaGAAAAATCCCATCTTTATGTCCATCATAgaactcacacaggggaaaagaaGTATAcctgctctgagtgcgggaaacgttATGACCGGAAATCAGAACTTGACAGACATCAAacttctcacacaggggagagaccgtattcctgtcctgagtgcgggaagtctTATCCGCTGAAAATAACACTTGTCAGACATCTAAAAACCCACaccggtgagaagccgtattcctgttctgagtgcgggaaatgtttcttagagaagtcccatctttacagccATCATGTGTCTCACACAgggaaaaataaatga
- the LOC120909639 gene encoding gastrula zinc finger protein XlCGF17.1-like encodes MEKPSKDRLTLSPGCKMEDEDITGDCGGEKTMSSTVDGGLHSVDRPWNPSDSEQPRTVKGGARIQGEETSSYPECEESSSSELSIFKHQRSHTGKRPYSCSECGKCFKWKSELAKHQKSHTGERSYSCPECGKCYSLKSTLGRHVKTHTGEKPYSCSECGKCFAVKSQLNIHLKIHTGQMQYTCSECGKCFLWKSQLDIHQTSHTGVRPYCCPECGKCFLCKSDLVRHQRTHTGEKPYSCSECGKCYPWKSELARHQRTHTGEQYTCSECGKCYPKKTELDNHQTSHTGERPYSCPECGKSYPLKSTLNRHIKTHTGEKPYSCPECGKSYPLKSSLIRHVKTHTGENSIFLF; translated from the coding sequence atggagaaaccctcaaaggatcgtctcactttatctccaggttgtaaaatggaagatgaggacatcacaggagaTTGTGGAGGAGAAAAGACAATGAGCTCCACTGTGGATGGAGGACTTCACAGTGTGGATAGACCATGGAATCCCTCTGACTCCGAGCAACCTCGTACTGTGAAGGGTGGTGCTAGAATTCAGGGGGAGGAGACATCCTCCTATCCTGAATGTGAGGAAAGTTCTAGCTCAGAATTAAGTATTTTTaagcatcagagatctcacacagggaagAGACCGTATTCCtgctctgagtgtgggaaatgttttaaatGGAAATCAGAACTTGCCAAACATCAaaaatctcacacaggggagagatcatattcctgtcctgagtgcgggaaatgttattcACTGAAATCAACACTTGGCAGACATGTGAAAACCCACACAggtgaaaagccgtattcctgttctgagtgcgggaaatgttttgcagtgAAGTCCCAACTTAACATTCATCTTAAAATTCACACTGGGCAGATGCAGTACAcctgctctgagtgcgggaaatgttttctaTGGAAATCACAGCTTGACATACATCAAACTTCTCACACAGGGGTGAGGCCGTATTGCTgtccagagtgtgggaaatgttttctgTGTAAATCAGATCTTGTCAGACATCAAagaactcacacaggggagaagccgtattcctgttctgagtgcgggaaatgttatccGTGGAAATCAGAACTTGCCAGACATCAAAGAACTCACACAGGGGAGCAGTACACCtgctctgagtgtgggaaatgttatcCAAAGAAAACAGAACTTGATAATCATCAAacttctcacacaggggagagaccgtattcctgtcctgagtgcgggaagtctTATCCGCTGAAATCAACACTTAACAGACATATAAAAACCCACaccggtgagaagccgtattcctgtcctgagtgcgggaagtcttatccgctgaaatcctcactTATCAGACATGTAAAAACCCACACTGGTGAGAATtccatattcctgttctga